In Mugil cephalus isolate CIBA_MC_2020 chromosome 7, CIBA_Mcephalus_1.1, whole genome shotgun sequence, the sequence TGGTTTTAATTGAAGAGGTTTATCAGAAAAGGGGATGCAGACAAATGCTGGTTAAATGTGACAGTGGAGCTAAATGACACACATGGTATCATCATGTATCTGATAGAAAGTTGTTCACACAGAAATGTTTGCAGAACTTAGTAAATATGGACACATATGGAAAATAACCATCCTCCTTCCAGCTTTGGTCGTCCATTTCTACCACAGTCTCCGAATGATTCCACGCTATGTTCAAAAAGCCAAATCTCCATTTCGTCCAGTCCACCGTGTCCCCACACTTAAGCTGAGTTTTGACCTCGTCCTTTGATCTGCAGACCTGCAACCACTGCTGCTCTTCTTTCCTCCGTGAAATCACGACGTGTCTCATCctgttctctttctctgcattgATTTCAAAGGCAGATGTTTTCCTGTGATGAAGTGAATCCTTCTCAGGAATATAGTAACTATATCCTGTTCACATATTCTTGTGTGTATTCTGTGTTATAAGATATTGTAACAGAAGTATTTTACGTCTGTGTCGTATCTACAAATATTCAGCGGAGTGGGACAAGGAGAAACAACGTTCtccagctctgtttttttttatccaatttATCTTAAGttgattataaaatatattctctCATATCTGTTCAGGTGTAAAGTTACTCTCCCCTGTGAACTTTCACTGCTAGTTTCATGacaaatattcttttatttttatgagacAAGGATTAAAATTGTCTAATGAAGCAGATCTTTTCTCACGGCTGTCACAGGGGTAAAGCTTCTCCCCGGTATATGATCTCATGCAGTTTTTCTGtgatgtttcttcattttgttgctttgataataaataattatttccggtgaacatgtgttttaaatgtactCTCAGCTGTAATGTGAACAGATGCTCTGACActagaaatgtgtttaaatacaaACCATTTATTGATTATAAAACCACAGCAACATTAATGAACTCCTAATTTCTTCTATCATTTGTAGCTGCTGAATTGCTCATAATTCTGAGAGTTCAGATTTCATTAATGTACAACTTACTTTAACACTAGACTCAAAGCACAATGTCTTTGacacaaaatatgacaaaatctaaaatcaaTTCTTGGAATAAGTTATCTTGGAAActagaaaacaagaaaatcaaaaatcatgaagaaaCATCAAATACAAAAAGAGCCAAAAAGAACTTCATAGATCATCCAGAGTACTTCATTTTCACGTATCCTTCCTGTAAAAGTttagttctttgtttttggATAATTTACCACATATCCACTGCACATTTTATCAGCAGCTAATTGACCGAATTACCAAATTTAATAAACCAACCTTACACAGTTTGGTATGCAGTTAGCCATGTTCTCTCAGTTctcagcattaaaaaaacaaaacaaaatgaaaatatactgGTTGTCTAATCTTCTCCTTGCAGGCAGAGGGAAATGTCTCCTTCCACCAGTTTAATGTCTGGGTTTGATATTTTTATGCTTAATGTGAGTGGCCAAGTATCCCTCGGGATAAATTAAgtatctgtccgtctgtctcaTGTCAACTCAAAGAAAAATTAGATTATATGTCTGCTACAGCTTTTAACGTGAACTAattctgacatgtttttcaAACTCAGCTTCTCAGAGACATTTTCTCCCACAGATGCTTCAGGATGACGACTCACccgtgtgagtcctcatgtggatATTTAAATGGCTACTCCGACTGAAAAGTTTGCCACATGTCCTGCAAGAGAATGACTTTTCACCTGAGTGGACTGCCATATGCTTTCTAATGGATGACAAGGTAATAAATCTTTTACCGCATATTTTACAAAGGTATggtgtctcacctgtgtgaatcctaGTGTGTAAAATCAAACCACAATGGCGGGTGAAACTTTTACCACATATTTTACAGGGGTATGGTTTTTCTCCTGTGTGACTACTCAAGTGCCTTGTTAAATGATTTCTTTGACTAAAGGTTTTACCACATTTGTCACAGCAATAAGGCTTCTCACCCGTATGTTGTCTCCGATGGACATTTAGTTTGGACAaatactgaaatgttttcatacaAAAGTCACATGTTACAGGCTTTCTGCCTGTGCCAATATCACACTGGCGCTCTGACATGATAGAGCTGTCTACATTGATACTGTGTGTCTTTGGATTCGGCTCTGCATTACTAGATGATGAGTCTACATGCTTGTTTGGTTCTGATTCGCTGTGCTCACTTTCTTCATCAGTAGGAGTGTCCATGAAGGAATCAGTCTCCTGCTTCAATACAATCTGCTCTACCTGCTGACTGCTGCagagttcctcctgttcctcttgaATCTGTGGaggtcctggttcctcctgttcctctttaaactctagaggttctggttcctcctgttcctctttcatctgtggaggttctggttcctcctggtccagactGGAGGTCCTCTCCTGGTTACAGAGCTGCTGGTTGGAAAAAACCTCCTCCTCGGTGTAGACATGTTGTTGTGGGAAGTCTGGaggaacaaagagacacaacatgaaGGTTACTAATGTGATGACTGGAAATCACATCTGAGTAGATACTTTCTAGTTTAAATCATTAGCAGGACTATATGAAATATAGATCATCATAACCAAAAAGCTTTAACAAAGGGGTAACTGTTTGTCCATGTCATCTTTCCATAGGAATGGTGCTCCAACAACCCATTATCAGTCAGAGACTCCAGTCTCAGTGTGTGAAtggggttgaaacttcttggggataGAAGTTAGGACTGTATTGTGAATTATAATTGAGATTATATCTCAGTTTCCAATCTGACATAGATGAATTTCCTTTACTCTTCTTTCAAACCGTTTGTCTTCTCTGGATGACAGATGTTGTTATCATCAAGGGTGTGtgctttgtccttcaggtgtaggtggaccgCTGAGTCGTTTTCTGATGAGTAGGACTGTCGTGTTTTGGTACATGCATTTCTGGAggggtttttttcccctccccccacaatgtctgtacattcctcactggaCTGagcagcatacactacattactctgtttcgtctttggggtggaccaacTTTTGCTCAAGTGTACTTACTTCCTTAGGCCTTTAAATTAAAGGAACATAGGCCATCAATGAAGCTCCTCCAGACACTCCAGTCTTGGGCCCTCTGCGTCAAATGTTGCCAGGACAGGACTACTGCgtctgaaataaaatggaatgtGGCGTTTCCTGAAAATTCTCCTGAGTTTCTCCAATTCACCAGCCAATGTCCTACATGTCCTTCCTCTTGTTGTTCTCCTCATCTCAGCCTTTTCCGGGATATCTTTTTGGGCCCGTGACAAAGgtccagttgggatatccacatgtcttgattgtttgtttgatgttttttcctccttctccttacTGTCCAATCTTGCAGGTACACACTAGTTGTATTGGTGCGAGTGGGTTTTCTGTATACTCCAGTGTTGAggcttctgtcttctttcaggGGCATAAGACAGTCCAAGTTCCTGGTCCTTATCAGAAGCAAGTTTATGATAGGCTACACCCACAGAGTTtactatttaaacctcaacttcccacctgctccttagaactgaagaagctactcagataaAACATCTTATCAAGAACTCTACATgtccatttgccttttttttttgtagactcTTGGCTTCAGTGTGCAGGAATTCATATCCAATTTGGAGGAAGGGTTTAGGCTCTTTAACGTATAGCCCCCAtctttttcaagggaccaaagGTAATTGGACAACTGACACAAAAGTCCATCATCACTTAAGCAAGTCAAAGGTCTGGAGTTTATTCCATGCGTTGCATTTGCAGTTGGAAGCTGTTGTGTGGTCCCATAGCATGCAGTCAAAAGAGATCTCATGAAATTACAACAGAAGAAATCCATCCAGAGATGACGATATTAGGAATGGCCATACTGACAGTTTGGCATATTTTGAGGGAGGGTGCACTGGTGATCTTGGGAATTCCAAAAAGCCTGGACATCCACGGAAGACAACAATGGTGGAGGATTGCAGGACTGTAAAGAAAAGCCATCCACCCAAGTGAATAACACTCTGCAGGAAATATGTGCATCAATATCCAGTTCTGCAAGAACATCCTTTGATTAGATGAAACTAAGATCGTTTTTTAATGGCAAAGATGTGGAATATTTGGCGCCAGATCTCAACTCGACTGAGCTGCAAGCTCaagaaaaacccacaaacaagcaacaatgGAAGACAGCTGCAAGAAAGGTGCAGGCAAAGCATGCATCCCAAAGGAGGAAACCCTGTGTTTGGTGATGCCCATGGGTTCCACACTTCgtacttttaaaatgtttttcagtccCTTGAATTCAACCAAATCCAACATGGTAGCAGTCAGAGACTAACTGTAGACGGTCATGCATAGAGAGAATAGTTATACCACTAATGAATTGTATGTAAgaattgtttaattttcattgaAGATAGAAGCAACAGTCCACGTAGTGTTAACTATGCTAGTTAGCCTCTTAGCATGTTATCAACCTCCTAGTTGAGTGTCTTTCCTCCGTGTCTTCTCcaaactgtgtgtttccattcattagtTAGTTCATATAAACCATTCTACCTGTACTCACCTATTCTGTGTGACTTTATCTcaggtttccaggtgatatccagcagtctgcgctgacgatcgatctcttcctcgtactggacgacagttctttcaaagagtccgaatatttcttcagcagcagcagttagtcgctcgatgatcaactctctcaaactctcagatgaagacattGTTGCTTCAGCAGCTCAAACATTTATCTGGGACACGATGAAACTAGACAACCGTCTTCCAGTTCGGTCctcaaacaaatgcaacaaaaaactactacttccgcCCGGTGTCACACGATAAAGCTCCGACAGAGGAGGACGGTAAACATTTTGTTCCGCTCTATTCTTAAACCTCTCATTTCGCATCATATCATCCTTTTCTAGCAGGAATATTAACTCAACATTCCTCAAAGACAAAACGAAGTAGTTGTATTTTAAATCACGTCCTTCCAAAGATAGACAAAGTACCTGAATGATTGCAGAGCTGTCGCTCTGACATCTGTGGTCATGAAGAGCTTCGGGAGACTCATCCTGTCCTTCCTCAAGCCAATCACCGCCCCCCTCCTAGACCCTTTACAGTTCAACCTCAGCCTCCACCATGTACTCCAGCACCTGGACCAGCTGAGCTCCTACGCCAGGGCCTTGTTTGTGGATTATAGCTTGGTGTTCAACAACATCCTCCCAGACTACCTGCACACCAagcttctgcagctgcaggtACCCCGCCCTGTCAGTGAGATTATGGACTTTGTCATCAATATGAAGCAATAAGTGCGGGTTGGCAGCCACCTGTCGGCCCCCTCACCACCAACACTGGAGGTCCACATGGTTGTGTCCTCTCCCCTTATTTGTTCTCCCTGTAGACCGATGTCTGCACCTCCAGTCCCTCCTCCATCAAGCTGGCTAAGTTTGCGGATGACACCACGGTCCTGGGACTCATCAAGGACGATGAAGGTTCAGCTACAGGAACACGGTGTCACAGCTGGCAGCATGTTGTACACTTAACAACCTGGAGCTAAGCATAAACAAGACGGTGGAGTTGGTCGTGGACTTCTGTagacactcacactcacacaccttaCACCCCCCACTTCTCTTCAACAACACTGCAGTACAAGTGGTGGACTGTGTGAAGTTTCTGGGCACCACTATCACCAACGACCTGAAATGGGAGAAACACTCATCTAAGTTCATCAGGCGGGGCACACCAGAGGATGTTTTTCCTGTCATGTGGTGCTGTTACCCCAGACAGAATTCCTGTGTACActgtacatttggccaataaagagattgtgattctgaattattattttctcatttaaataccTCCACCTGAAGCATAACTTGCTCAGCATGGGCGACAAATAACTTTAGAAATGTTCTAAGTAGTTTCATTTTTAGGTTTCCCTTTTATAAGATTTTTATGTCTCAATCTGTAAATTAACTACTGACTAAATGCGCTTAGATATATGTTTAAAGTAAAGACTTTCACGTGTACAGGACACTAAGGTTTTGTACCAAAAATATAAAGTGTCATATTTGTATTAGCATCATCGTCCACTCCAACAGCTTCATCTCCAAACACAGAACACTGACACATCCAGAGCTCACAGCTGCTTTTCTCAAACAGTCTGGATGCTTTTGTACTTCCATTCACTCACCACAGgatggcgctgcttctctttgcttcttcatttcaaaatgatcagagctgattaggtctgtatttatcaaacatgtcagagcaggaaatctcttctaactgaccagaatctctcagagtcactgagctttgattctacttttaggagttgaagtcaaacatttgatcttcttCTGTCACATGTCAAATTCCTCCTGTTTGTCCTGAGAGATATTAAAGCTGTAGAGTAACATCACATATTACACAGTAAACCTGCTCTGCAGaggattttaatgtttttatctctttaaatgtcaaatatacaAATAGGACCAGAGTtgactttcatttaaatgaaagtaGATGATAGTtcatgattttttaaataatcttacTGTCACCTTTAACAGTCATTGAACTGATTATGTGTAAAGTGTTTTCAGTCTTTTAATAGAAGAGAAGAGTTCAGTCAGAGTTGAGGAGCTGTGtggatttgtagttttgtattttcatctcagctcttcaacaacagagaacagtctgtgttactaaagtcaccaccaacctgaatgtgtttgtgggaacatgaatgttttttagtctttctgcatcatgtgacccagatgtttttcatctgctgtcagattcaaatcaagaccatgaaaggacacagcagcttgatctgagctgtcaatcatcagcagccgtctcatctgtgggctgcaggggctgatgggagctttgaggacctgctagaaaccacgtggcctcgtctcatgtcacagctcgtccttgttgggcctcagctgcatcagagctccacttctccccaggttcaccagaggatacaccaccacacaaaatgcttttcctcccagctgctgctctgtgctgtctgtgttcaggtgagtgtttccaacaaactccacctttaacaaacactgtctcactaaccttcatctatctgtctgtgtctctacagccctggttgccatggcagcagatctgacccaggaccagttaacactgaccaggagagttggtcaaacagtctccttcagatgtgaaggaactCACCAGTGTGATAGTGATTATATACGctggtaccagaagaaagaaacagaaacattcagagtGATTCTGTATATTGATAAAAGCAATGGTGACATTTATAAATTTTACATTCATACTCAGGTAaatgatttctcagctgtgtataaacagaacagttgggagttggagataaagaaagttaaagttgatcattcagcctcctactactgcgcCTGTTGGAAGGATGTTccccacagtgagaaataatgcgagcagcctgaacaaaaaccaacagatgaacagatgtcaaacagtgtttgtgacaggaagagagcagtaaaccacagcccaggttcacatatttcacctccatctcagacagagtcccaaacatactgagctgagggagattcttctttcctgctctcactatttatttgacatcagatttattgatgttgttagCAGATACTTCAACAGttagaaaaaagatgaaaacaacacagagaagaagaaagagcaaaaatacaaagtcaatCAAAAGAATTCAATGAAAGAGCAAAAGACcacaaagatattttcaaagacttttaaaagtcaaagttgaatagaatgaatgatttcagacaaatgttccagatgtAGATGAAGCTCctctgctctgagctgctgctggaataaAGTCCATTCCTGCTTCacaatgttaatgaaaacacttcCAGCAGCACTTGTTGTTTAACACCTTCCAGCAGCTTCACCACatcatttcactttcttccattttcaaCCAGCCGATCACCTTCAGAAATACTCAGATGACTGTGCAGTGACTCGGGTTAAAATGAGGAATGAGATCATAGAGGACTCATCACATGTTGAATGTTGGTCAAACCAAGGAGCTGGTAGACGATttccacacagacaaacacacagcacattAAACTCCAGACAATGGTCATATAGAGAGTGGACCGTTATAAATACCTGAGGTGATAAGTGTTGTCATAGTAATTTACTGTATTGTGACATCATCCATTGGATTCTGCACCTCGAGGTCGCGTTCGCCTTGTTGGATGCATTTCTGGATATTCctaatatggacatgggggtcgtgttaGGGCGGCGCTAAGGCGGCCCGGGCGCTGAGGCCCGCCCACTTAAACCTCTGCTACGTCTCACTCAAAGGTGAGAGGTTTAGGTAGAGTCATCCAATAACGtaaaggttggtggttcgatTTCGCCCTgtccctagtctgtctgttgtgtccttggacaagacacttaacccacctttcctccaggtgtgtgctccctggtCAGTGATtacgagtgagtgatgttggtgttgGTCTGAGAGGCTGTAGGTGCACATtagcagccacgtttccgtcagcctGCGCCAGGGCAACTGTGACtatgaggtagtttaccaccaccagggtgtgactgtgtgagcggaTGAATGATGCAAACAATTGtaagcatctaaaaatggaaaagcgcaatatGAAACCAATGCATTACTATtatcaacatgtttaatatcgCTGTAAAATTCAGGCGTTTAATATggaggtctgtggggatttgATCCCCTTTGGAGAGCTTCACTCGATGATCTgaaaccccgcccccaaacggtcattgtccaatcatacatcTCAGCGACCGTTACTATGTAAA encodes:
- the LOC125011008 gene encoding zinc finger protein ZFP2-like; its protein translation is MSSSESLRELIIERLTAAAEEIFGLFERTVVQYEEEIDRQRRLLDITWKPEIKSHRIDFPQQHVYTEEEVFSNQQLCNQERTSSLDQEEPEPPQMKEEQEEPEPLEFKEEQEEPGPPQIQEEQEELCSSQQVEQIVLKQETDSFMDTPTDEESEHSESEPNKHVDSSSSNAEPNPKTHSINVDSSIMSERQCDIGTGRKPVTCDFCMKTFQYLSKLNVHRRQHTGEKPYCCDKCGKTFSQRNHLTRHLSSHTGEKPYPCKICGKSFTRHCGLILHTRIHTGETPYLCKICGKRFITLSSIRKHMAVHSGEKSFSCRTCGKLFSRSSHLNIHMRTHTGESSS